Proteins encoded within one genomic window of Lysinibacillus louembei:
- a CDS encoding DUF2798 domain-containing protein, translating into MPITRKESIQFSLMMCFGMVVVMTFYNFYLNGLIGEITLTEGLINFLITFMIAFILEVFLVGPIAKKVAFKATMHTTKKVYKILAISICMVIGMVLVMTLYGVMTMSLHVGHMPAYFVAEYVTAFGKNFVIALPLQILIIGPFVRYLFMKLIK; encoded by the coding sequence TTGCCAATAACGAGAAAAGAAAGTATTCAATTCAGTTTAATGATGTGTTTTGGAATGGTCGTCGTGATGACCTTCTATAATTTTTATCTAAATGGTTTAATAGGTGAAATTACATTAACGGAAGGGCTCATTAATTTTCTTATTACATTTATGATTGCCTTTATACTTGAAGTGTTTTTAGTTGGACCAATTGCGAAAAAAGTTGCTTTTAAAGCAACGATGCATACAACGAAAAAAGTATATAAAATTTTAGCCATCTCCATATGTATGGTAATTGGCATGGTACTTGTAATGACCTTATATGGTGTCATGACGATGAGTCTACATGTAGGTCATATGCCTGCTTATTTTGTAGCGGAATATGTAACTGCTTTCGGGAAAAACTTTGTGATAGCGTTGCCACTGCAAATACTTATTATTGGCCCATTTGTGCGATATCTTTTTATGAAGTTAATCAAATAG
- a CDS encoding TetR/AcrR family transcriptional regulator — protein MNTRKRKIIDVSLQLFTEKGFHHTSVQDIIEHASISKGTFYNYFSSKNECFLAILEQLRYTTQLQRYELLANHDEQDIHILIEQIIVPMKLRQEQNLMTLFEGIFQSSDLELKKGLRQHRFQEIQWLTERLINVFGEEIRPYAFECALIFFGITHYLAMAWRSAYHVPADLYQLVQKGLEYVQALLPTMQQTNATLLGVDAFQRIQNKTTQPVTTKENVIEQLTGFIKQLEAKTNATGHELAAFLIEELSKDSWRKHVINASLQSFRTAFKSTTHEAEAIELSYKITFLLKN, from the coding sequence GTGAATACAAGAAAAAGGAAAATCATTGATGTATCCTTACAGCTTTTTACCGAAAAAGGCTTTCATCATACATCCGTACAAGATATTATCGAGCATGCGAGTATATCGAAAGGCACGTTTTATAATTACTTCTCATCTAAAAACGAATGCTTTTTAGCCATTTTGGAGCAGCTTCGTTATACAACACAGCTTCAACGCTATGAATTGCTGGCGAATCACGATGAACAAGATATTCATATACTAATTGAACAAATTATTGTGCCAATGAAGCTGCGACAAGAACAAAATTTAATGACATTGTTTGAGGGTATTTTTCAATCGAGTGATTTGGAGCTAAAGAAAGGGCTACGCCAACACCGTTTTCAGGAAATTCAATGGCTAACAGAACGTTTAATCAATGTGTTCGGTGAAGAAATTCGACCATATGCCTTCGAATGCGCCTTAATTTTTTTCGGCATCACCCATTACTTAGCAATGGCATGGCGCAGTGCCTATCACGTACCAGCTGACTTGTATCAGCTAGTACAAAAAGGATTGGAATATGTTCAAGCCTTGCTCCCAACAATGCAACAAACAAATGCTACATTGCTAGGCGTTGATGCCTTTCAGCGTATACAAAACAAGACGACACAGCCTGTTACAACAAAGGAAAATGTTATAGAGCAGCTAACGGGCTTTATTAAACAACTAGAAGCGAAAACAAATGCAACAGGTCATGAGCTCGCAGCCTTTCTCATCGAGGAATTATCTAAAGACTCTTGGCGCAAACATGTAATCAACGCATCACTACAAAGCTTTCGTACTGCGTTTAAAAGCACAACGCATGAAGCTGAAGCAATCGAATTATCTTATAAAATCACGTTCTTACTAAAAAATTAA
- a CDS encoding DHA2 family efflux MFS transporter permease subunit, protein MTTETLKKPPYLMIAILFIGTFVAFLNNTLLNIALPSIMVDLNIENYSTVQWLSTGYMLVSGILVPASAFLITKFKNRTIFTVSMGLFLLGTVMAAFAPNFGILIAGRMVQAAGAATMSPLLMNIMLISFPIEKRGTAMGLFGLVMFAAPAIGPTLSGWIVEHYDWRVLFEMIIPFAAISLLLGIWKLRNIMPTREVTIDYLSLVLSTIGFGGLLYGFSMAGSKGWGEVEVYGTIILGAIGLLTFIVRQLKLDEPLLNLRIYKYPMFALSSVISMVMSVAMFSGMILTPAYVQTVRGISPFDAGLMMLPGALVMGFMSPITGKLFDKYGPRIIAMIGLIIMTVSTYYLSKLSMDSSHAYIITVYTVRSFGMALVMMPIMTNGLNQIPMKMNPHGTAINNTAQQVTGAIGTAIFVTIMNSHTKSRAIELAAEAKEKAAASGVQPTEAQIAEMTAQIQQTAMLEGINFTFFVAAAVSLIALILTFFVKRVDVTKREDYQAK, encoded by the coding sequence ATGACAACAGAAACATTAAAAAAACCGCCGTATTTAATGATTGCGATTTTATTTATTGGCACATTTGTTGCCTTTTTAAATAACACATTGTTAAATATTGCGTTACCATCTATTATGGTGGACTTAAATATTGAAAACTACTCAACTGTTCAATGGCTATCAACAGGCTATATGTTAGTGAGCGGGATTTTAGTTCCAGCCTCCGCTTTTTTAATTACAAAATTTAAAAACCGCACAATTTTCACTGTCTCAATGGGATTATTTTTACTTGGAACAGTGATGGCGGCATTTGCACCAAACTTCGGTATTTTAATCGCGGGGCGTATGGTGCAAGCAGCAGGTGCTGCTACGATGTCACCATTATTAATGAATATTATGTTAATCAGCTTCCCAATTGAAAAACGTGGGACAGCGATGGGCTTATTTGGACTTGTAATGTTCGCAGCTCCAGCAATCGGACCAACATTGTCTGGATGGATTGTAGAGCATTACGATTGGCGCGTGCTTTTCGAAATGATTATTCCATTTGCGGCAATTAGCTTGCTTCTTGGAATTTGGAAGCTGCGCAATATTATGCCAACACGTGAAGTAACAATTGATTATCTATCATTAGTGTTATCGACCATCGGGTTTGGTGGCTTGCTATATGGCTTCAGTATGGCTGGCTCAAAAGGCTGGGGCGAAGTAGAAGTGTATGGCACGATTATTTTAGGAGCAATTGGTTTACTAACATTTATTGTACGCCAATTAAAATTAGACGAACCATTATTGAATTTACGTATTTATAAATATCCGATGTTTGCCCTATCATCTGTTATTTCGATGGTCATGTCTGTAGCAATGTTCTCAGGGATGATTTTAACGCCTGCTTACGTACAAACAGTGCGTGGTATTTCACCATTCGATGCAGGGTTAATGATGCTTCCAGGGGCACTTGTGATGGGCTTCATGTCACCTATTACAGGGAAGCTTTTTGATAAATATGGCCCTCGTATCATTGCCATGATTGGTTTAATTATTATGACAGTGTCCACATATTATTTATCGAAATTATCAATGGACTCATCGCATGCTTATATTATTACAGTTTATACTGTGCGTTCATTTGGTATGGCACTTGTGATGATGCCGATTATGACAAATGGTTTGAATCAAATACCGATGAAGATGAATCCGCATGGTACAGCCATTAACAATACGGCACAGCAAGTAACAGGGGCAATTGGTACGGCGATTTTCGTAACGATTATGAACTCGCATACGAAATCGCGCGCAATAGAGCTTGCAGCAGAAGCGAAAGAAAAAGCAGCAGCTAGTGGTGTTCAGCCAACAGAGGCACAAATTGCAGAAATGACAGCACAAATTCAGCAAACAGCAATGCTCGAAGGGATTAATTTCACTTTCTTCGTTGCGGCAGCTGTTTCGTTAATTGCGCTTATTTTAACATTCTTTGTAAAACGAGTAGATGTAACCAAACGAGAAGATTATCAAGCGAAATAA
- a CDS encoding M3 family oligoendopeptidase: MTTNYPEVWDLDVFFEGGSSSPQFAAHLEKTAALVQDLQQFVSELAVPQSATETAGLLQVIDKVKDVRQHMAQAGAFLSCLNAQNIKDREAMLLLGKVSSLYAEVAPSYEKLRQIVGEIEETTFQQLITADELAPFAFILTEWRDASKESLSEEEEALISSLTVDGYRSWGEMYDLLISDIRVEVEIDGEMKSLSVGQANNLSSHKDPKVRKAAFEAIEKVFTEREEFFAKTLNHLAGFRLNVYKKRGWDNVLKEPLTINRMKEETLDAMWGAITERKATFANYLTHKAQMLGDEKLNWHDFDAPVTEATAKMDYQEGAAFILKHFGRFGAELEAFSRKAFEDGWIEAEDRDNKKPGGFCTGFPLAQQSRIFMTYSGSMSNVATLAHELGHAFHSYALRPVHPLNTGYAMNVAETASTFAEMIVADAAVEEASTKEEKIALLEDKVQRSVAFFMNIHARFLFETRFYEERKNGVVSSKRLNELMEQAQREAYVDALGETHPHFWATKLHFFITGVPFYNFPYTFGYLFSLSIYAKAKEEGTGFEEKYIALLRDTAVMTVEDLAMKHLGEDITKRDFWLKGIALCEKDVEEFIALTSN; encoded by the coding sequence ATGACAACGAATTATCCAGAAGTATGGGATTTAGATGTATTTTTCGAAGGTGGTAGCAGCTCGCCTCAATTTGCTGCACATTTAGAAAAAACAGCAGCTTTAGTGCAAGATTTACAACAATTCGTTAGTGAACTTGCTGTACCACAATCTGCTACAGAAACAGCAGGATTATTACAAGTAATTGATAAAGTGAAAGACGTGCGCCAGCATATGGCGCAGGCAGGTGCCTTTTTATCTTGTTTAAACGCACAAAACATTAAAGACCGTGAAGCAATGCTATTACTAGGCAAAGTTTCTTCGCTTTATGCCGAAGTGGCACCATCATATGAAAAACTGCGTCAAATAGTTGGTGAAATTGAAGAAACAACGTTCCAGCAATTAATTACAGCGGATGAACTAGCGCCATTTGCCTTCATTTTAACAGAGTGGCGTGATGCCTCGAAGGAATCGTTATCTGAAGAGGAAGAAGCTTTAATTTCTTCTTTAACAGTAGATGGCTATCGTTCTTGGGGCGAAATGTATGATCTATTAATAAGCGATATTCGTGTAGAGGTTGAAATCGATGGCGAAATGAAGTCGCTTTCTGTTGGTCAAGCGAATAACTTAAGCTCACATAAAGATCCAAAAGTGCGCAAAGCTGCTTTCGAGGCAATTGAAAAAGTGTTTACAGAGCGCGAGGAATTTTTCGCAAAAACATTAAACCATTTAGCAGGCTTCCGCTTAAATGTTTATAAAAAACGCGGCTGGGACAATGTATTAAAAGAGCCTTTAACAATTAATCGCATGAAGGAAGAAACACTTGATGCCATGTGGGGTGCTATTACAGAGCGCAAAGCTACATTTGCAAACTATTTAACACATAAAGCACAAATGCTTGGCGATGAAAAATTAAATTGGCATGACTTTGATGCACCAGTTACAGAGGCAACAGCAAAAATGGATTATCAAGAAGGGGCTGCCTTTATTTTAAAGCATTTCGGTCGTTTTGGCGCAGAGCTAGAAGCCTTTTCACGTAAAGCATTTGAGGATGGGTGGATTGAAGCAGAGGACCGCGACAATAAAAAACCAGGTGGCTTCTGCACAGGCTTCCCATTAGCACAGCAATCGCGTATTTTTATGACGTATTCAGGCTCAATGTCCAATGTAGCGACATTAGCACATGAACTTGGTCATGCATTCCATAGCTATGCGTTACGCCCTGTTCACCCATTAAATACAGGCTATGCGATGAACGTAGCGGAAACTGCTTCGACATTTGCAGAGATGATTGTGGCAGATGCAGCGGTGGAAGAAGCAAGCACAAAAGAAGAGAAAATTGCGTTACTTGAAGATAAAGTACAACGCTCTGTTGCCTTCTTTATGAATATCCATGCACGCTTCCTATTTGAAACACGCTTCTACGAGGAGCGTAAAAACGGTGTTGTGTCATCAAAACGCTTAAACGAATTAATGGAACAAGCACAGCGTGAGGCATATGTAGATGCTCTTGGTGAAACACACCCACACTTCTGGGCAACGAAGCTACACTTCTTTATTACAGGTGTACCGTTCTACAACTTCCCATACACGTTTGGCTACCTATTCTCGCTAAGCATTTATGCGAAGGCAAAAGAGGAAGGCACAGGCTTTGAGGAGAAATATATCGCCTTACTACGTGATACAGCGGTAATGACTGTGGAAGATTTAGCGATGAAGCATTTAGGCGAAGATATTACGAAGCGCGATTTCTGGTTAAAGGGCATTGCACTTTGTGAAAAAGATGTTGAGGAATTTATTGCGTTAACATCAAATTAA